A single genomic interval of Halorubrum aethiopicum harbors:
- a CDS encoding GNAT family N-acetyltransferase, whose product MTRDTASVACGRWDGSECEGTVHCPPRCPRFVDKEGERWTVRPAIDEDAPFLVEMYERFDRADRAQGLPPVSRARRVEWVESMLAEGSNVVAERDGEVLGHAMYTPTDAAVPELAVFVHPDAQDRGVGTELCRHVIADAAAAGREGIELHVETGNRVARSVYRTVGFEIAERRGDLRMRLDLDDPVATAVRWPPLAREGPAEPPVVLSPGDAGPGRSPADD is encoded by the coding sequence ATGACCCGGGATACCGCGAGCGTCGCCTGCGGCAGATGGGACGGGAGCGAGTGCGAGGGGACGGTCCACTGTCCCCCGCGCTGTCCGCGGTTCGTCGACAAGGAGGGCGAGCGCTGGACGGTCCGGCCCGCGATCGACGAGGACGCCCCGTTCCTCGTGGAGATGTACGAGCGGTTCGACCGCGCCGACCGGGCGCAGGGGCTCCCGCCCGTGAGCCGCGCACGCCGCGTCGAGTGGGTCGAGTCGATGCTGGCGGAGGGGAGCAACGTCGTCGCCGAGCGCGACGGCGAGGTGCTCGGTCACGCGATGTACACGCCGACCGACGCCGCGGTCCCCGAACTCGCCGTCTTCGTTCACCCCGACGCGCAGGACCGCGGGGTGGGGACGGAGCTGTGTCGGCACGTGATCGCCGACGCCGCCGCGGCCGGCCGCGAGGGGATCGAACTCCACGTCGAGACCGGCAACCGCGTCGCCCGCAGCGTCTACCGGACGGTCGGGTTCGAGATCGCGGAGCGCCGCGGCGACCTCCGGATGCGTCTCGACCTCGACGACCCGGTCGCGACCGCGGTCCGCTGGCCGCCGCTCGCCCGTGAGGGACCCGCCGAACCGCCGGTCGTCCTCTCGCCGGGCGACGCCGGCCCGGGGCGGTCGCCGGCGGACGACTGA
- a CDS encoding mechanosensitive ion channel domain-containing protein: MTAAEPTLSASPARTAGELLAVVPDRVWLALVVLAIGLVLAFLVGVINRRLLIRAGVPEAIEGTTFERTAREFDTSTVRIVAKLSTYFIVAVTVLVAFTVAEVRYVDLFWSDVAAFVPRLFVAVLVLIVGVVLGDKAELLVAERLRGIKLPEVGVLPTLVKYSVVYVAALIALGQVGVQTLALVVLLAAYSFAVVLLTALATKDLLAAGAAGVFLLLRQPYGIGDEVRVAGQRGIVQEVDLFVTHVETDDGEHVLPNHAVFRDGIVLIRE; encoded by the coding sequence ATGACGGCGGCGGAACCCACGCTCTCCGCGAGTCCCGCTCGGACCGCGGGGGAACTGCTCGCCGTCGTCCCCGACCGCGTCTGGCTCGCGCTGGTCGTGCTCGCGATCGGGCTCGTGCTGGCGTTCCTCGTCGGCGTGATCAACCGGCGGCTGCTGATCCGGGCGGGCGTCCCCGAGGCGATAGAGGGGACGACCTTCGAGCGCACCGCCCGCGAGTTCGACACCTCGACCGTCCGGATCGTCGCGAAGCTGTCGACGTACTTCATCGTCGCCGTCACCGTCCTCGTCGCGTTCACGGTCGCGGAGGTGCGCTACGTCGACCTGTTCTGGTCGGACGTGGCCGCGTTCGTCCCTCGGCTGTTCGTCGCCGTCCTCGTGTTGATCGTCGGCGTCGTGCTCGGCGATAAGGCCGAGCTGCTCGTCGCCGAGCGGCTCCGGGGGATCAAGCTCCCGGAGGTGGGCGTGCTCCCGACGCTCGTGAAGTACAGCGTCGTCTACGTCGCCGCGCTCATCGCGCTCGGGCAGGTCGGCGTCCAGACGCTCGCGCTCGTGGTGTTGCTCGCGGCGTACTCGTTCGCCGTCGTCCTGTTGACCGCGCTGGCGACGAAGGACCTCCTCGCGGCGGGCGCGGCCGGGGTCTTCCTGCTCCTCCGGCAGCCGTACGGTATCGGCGACGAGGTGCGCGTCGCCGGCCAACGCGGGATCGTCCAGGAGGTCGACCTGTTCGTGACCCACGTCGAGACCGACGACGGCGAGCACGTCCTCCCGAACCACGCGGTCTTCCGCGACGGGATCGTGTTGATCCGCGAGTGA
- a CDS encoding universal stress protein → MYDDLLLPFDGSDGAANVLGHAADIASVTDATVHVLFVADTTRDSVTVIEGRTVDVLEREGKRVVSEATEALEAAGVDHDAAVRQGNPAPTIVDHAEREGHDLIVMPTRGREGLSRHLLGSVAEKVVRHSTVPVLTTRMRPDERRAFPYERILIPTDGSAGAAVGAEHGLALAAALDATVHGLAVVDDEGFDPLSGLLDDGGDDEDAPVSAVDGKAAASDALDDLADAAERHGVAEFGRHVERGDPVETIVDAVSELDAHAVVMGATGDHGDERVLLGSVAERTVRTAPVPVITVRDGA, encoded by the coding sequence ATGTACGACGACCTCCTGCTGCCGTTCGACGGGAGCGACGGAGCCGCCAACGTCCTCGGACACGCCGCCGACATCGCGAGCGTGACCGACGCGACGGTTCACGTCCTGTTCGTCGCCGACACCACTCGCGACAGCGTCACGGTGATCGAGGGCCGGACCGTCGATGTGCTCGAGCGAGAGGGAAAGCGCGTCGTCTCGGAGGCGACCGAGGCGCTCGAGGCCGCGGGCGTCGACCACGACGCCGCGGTCCGCCAGGGCAATCCCGCGCCGACCATCGTCGACCACGCCGAACGGGAGGGACACGACCTGATCGTGATGCCGACGCGCGGTCGCGAGGGGCTCTCGCGACACCTCCTCGGGAGCGTGGCGGAGAAGGTGGTCCGGCACTCGACGGTCCCGGTGCTCACGACCCGGATGCGCCCGGACGAGCGGCGCGCGTTCCCGTACGAGCGGATCTTGATCCCGACGGACGGGAGCGCCGGCGCAGCGGTCGGGGCCGAACACGGCCTCGCGCTCGCGGCCGCGCTCGACGCGACCGTCCACGGGCTGGCGGTCGTCGACGACGAGGGGTTCGACCCGCTCTCGGGACTCCTCGACGACGGCGGGGACGACGAGGACGCCCCCGTCAGCGCCGTGGACGGGAAGGCCGCCGCGAGCGACGCCCTCGACGACCTGGCCGACGCGGCCGAGCGTCACGGGGTCGCGGAGTTCGGTCGGCACGTCGAGCGCGGGGACCCCGTCGAGACGATCGTCGACGCCGTCTCGGAACTCGACGCTCACGCGGTCGTGATGGGTGCGACGGGGGACCACGGCGACGAGCGGGTCCTGCTCGGGAGCGTCGCGGAGCGGACGGTCCGCACCGCCCCCGTCCCGGTGATCACGGTTCGAGACGGTGCGTGA
- the dacZ gene encoding diadenylate cyclase DacZ produces the protein MASLTDHLADLVEDADAVLLFSPTASFHDRFVADEGGDRSGDRAEIVVVAPDNDVDADPFVELPIPFRDVHDRIRFGIEGAMEADLVAEGDEVVCVVSVFEGESDAVIRVTVDETVHTGIYDLFVESRADPGVIRDVLEVAIELGKKGQKGKPVGALFVVGDAGKVMNKSRSLSYNPFEKSHVHVGDPIVNVMLKEFSRLDGAFVISDSGKIVSAYRYLEPAAEGVDIPKGLGARHMAGGAITQDTNATAIVLSESDGLVRAFKGGQLVLEIDPEEY, from the coding sequence ATGGCGTCACTCACCGATCACCTGGCCGATCTCGTCGAGGACGCCGACGCGGTGCTCCTCTTTTCTCCGACCGCCTCGTTTCACGACCGGTTCGTCGCCGACGAGGGGGGCGATCGGAGCGGCGACCGGGCCGAGATCGTCGTCGTCGCGCCCGACAACGACGTCGACGCGGACCCGTTCGTAGAGCTGCCGATCCCCTTCCGGGACGTGCACGACCGGATCCGGTTCGGGATCGAGGGGGCGATGGAGGCCGACCTCGTGGCCGAGGGCGACGAGGTCGTCTGCGTCGTCTCCGTCTTCGAGGGCGAGTCCGACGCGGTGATCCGCGTCACCGTCGACGAGACCGTCCACACCGGCATCTACGACCTCTTCGTCGAGTCGCGAGCCGATCCGGGCGTCATCCGCGACGTCCTCGAGGTCGCCATCGAGCTCGGCAAGAAGGGCCAGAAGGGGAAGCCCGTCGGCGCGCTGTTCGTCGTCGGCGACGCCGGGAAGGTGATGAACAAGTCCCGGTCGCTGTCGTACAACCCCTTCGAGAAGTCGCACGTCCACGTCGGCGACCCCATCGTGAACGTCATGCTCAAGGAGTTCTCCCGGCTCGACGGCGCGTTCGTGATCTCCGACTCGGGGAAGATCGTCTCCGCGTACCGCTACCTCGAGCCCGCCGCCGAGGGCGTCGACATCCCGAAGGGGCTCGGGGCCCGCCACATGGCCGGCGGCGCGATCACCCAGGACACCAACGCGACCGCGATCGTCCTCTCGGAGTCCGACGGCCTCGTCCGAGCGTTCAAGGGCGGGCAACTGGTTCTGGAGATCGACCCGGAGGAGTACTGA
- a CDS encoding MFS transporter, with the protein MSRNRLFGSLCAMVFLANFARVVFAPLVGEFIDEFTIREGTAGLVVTLAWLGSASPRIPTGWALTRTSRVSVVVVSGAMLTVGALGVALAPGVPALMLAAFVVGSASGVYFVAANPFVAELFPQRVGRVMGIHGMASQLSAVIAAPVVTVTLWYDWRYAFYGLAVAAALTTVLVVALARRTDLPEAGRSDTDFFGGARSEWRIIVAGVVLVGVTAFVWQGLFNFYELYMIDKGLPPATARNLLTVIFAAGVPAFIVSGEIADRLPNVPYILGIVAAFLVSVVLAVLASGFVAVVLASVLVGFSVHMLFPAGDTYLLGSLPDESRASAYAVYSAGMMTTQAAGSWVVGEAVEAGASYDAVFLTSAAGLAVLVAVYAVLNAFGRIPGGAAHA; encoded by the coding sequence GTGTCTCGGAACCGGCTGTTCGGCTCGCTGTGTGCGATGGTCTTCCTCGCGAACTTCGCGCGGGTGGTGTTCGCGCCGCTCGTCGGCGAGTTCATCGACGAGTTCACGATCCGCGAGGGGACGGCCGGCCTCGTCGTCACGCTGGCGTGGCTCGGCTCCGCCTCCCCCCGGATCCCGACCGGCTGGGCGCTCACCCGCACCTCGCGGGTCAGCGTCGTGGTCGTCTCGGGCGCGATGCTCACGGTCGGCGCGCTCGGCGTCGCGCTCGCGCCCGGCGTCCCCGCGCTGATGCTCGCCGCGTTCGTCGTCGGGAGCGCCTCCGGCGTCTACTTCGTCGCCGCCAACCCGTTCGTCGCGGAGCTGTTCCCCCAGCGCGTCGGCCGCGTCATGGGGATCCACGGGATGGCGAGCCAGCTGTCGGCGGTCATCGCCGCGCCGGTCGTCACGGTCACGCTGTGGTACGACTGGCGGTACGCGTTCTACGGGCTCGCGGTCGCGGCCGCGCTCACGACCGTCCTCGTCGTCGCCTTGGCCCGCCGGACCGACCTCCCGGAGGCGGGCCGCAGCGACACGGACTTCTTCGGCGGCGCGCGCTCGGAGTGGCGGATCATCGTGGCCGGCGTCGTGCTCGTCGGGGTGACGGCGTTCGTCTGGCAGGGGCTGTTCAACTTCTACGAGCTGTACATGATCGACAAGGGGCTCCCGCCGGCGACCGCCCGCAACCTCCTCACCGTGATCTTCGCGGCCGGCGTCCCCGCCTTCATCGTCTCCGGCGAGATCGCCGACCGGCTCCCGAACGTCCCGTACATCCTCGGGATCGTGGCGGCCTTCCTCGTCAGCGTCGTGCTCGCGGTCCTCGCGTCGGGGTTCGTCGCGGTCGTCCTCGCCAGCGTGCTCGTCGGCTTCTCCGTCCACATGCTGTTTCCCGCCGGCGACACGTACCTGCTCGGCTCGCTGCCCGACGAGTCGCGGGCGTCGGCGTACGCCGTCTACTCCGCCGGCATGATGACGACGCAGGCCGCCGGCTCGTGGGTCGTCGGCGAGGCCGTCGAGGCCGGCGCGAGCTACGACGCCGTCTTCCTCACCTCCGCCGCCGGACTCGCCGTCCTCGTGGCCGTCTACGCCGTCTTGAACGCGTTCGGGCGGATCCCCGGCGGGGCCGCACACGCCTGA
- a CDS encoding DsbA family protein, with protein sequence MEHTRRALLSGVAAGGALGLAGCAGGNGGGGEDGGNTLDTGEYDCDLTEPSDPDLGYRPTLGDPEADVVVQAFEDFTCPHCATYKLEHFPAVREEFVASGEIRYEHWDFPIPVNETWAVPVASAARGVGDRAGDEAFFAFSTAAYESQGEYSGEALGAAAETAGADPCAAIADAQFSTYEEASMSDREEGESMGLTGTPTIFVNGEAVDGYESSTIIDAIESAL encoded by the coding sequence ATGGAACACACGCGGCGGGCGCTGCTCTCCGGCGTCGCGGCCGGCGGCGCGCTCGGACTGGCCGGCTGTGCGGGCGGGAACGGCGGAGGCGGCGAGGACGGCGGAAACACGCTCGACACCGGCGAGTACGACTGTGACCTCACGGAGCCGAGCGACCCGGACCTCGGGTACCGGCCGACCCTCGGCGACCCCGAGGCCGACGTGGTCGTCCAGGCCTTCGAGGACTTCACCTGTCCCCACTGTGCGACCTACAAGCTCGAGCACTTCCCGGCCGTCCGCGAGGAGTTCGTCGCCTCCGGCGAGATCCGGTACGAGCACTGGGACTTCCCGATCCCGGTGAACGAGACGTGGGCGGTCCCCGTCGCCAGCGCGGCCCGCGGCGTCGGCGACCGCGCCGGCGACGAGGCGTTCTTCGCGTTCTCCACGGCGGCCTACGAGTCGCAGGGCGAGTATAGCGGGGAGGCGCTCGGAGCCGCCGCGGAGACGGCGGGGGCGGACCCCTGTGCCGCCATCGCCGACGCCCAGTTCTCGACGTACGAGGAGGCGTCGATGAGCGACCGCGAGGAGGGCGAGTCGATGGGGCTCACCGGCACGCCGACGATATTCGTGAACGGCGAGGCCGTCGACGGCTACGAGTCGTCGACGATCATCGACGCGATCGAGTCGGCGCTCTGA
- a CDS encoding aldo/keto reductase, which translates to MATRDALWGYRDAFGDAFGRTYFRRFGPGVASSVGLGTYLGEPTAAVDDALRETLRLGIESGVNHVDTAVNYRCGRSERVVGEAVRDAAIDREAVVVATKGGFLPFDGERPDDPAAYLRDRYLEPGIVDPADLVGAHSLAPGYLEWSLDRSLDRLGLDRVDCYYVHNPETQLESRSREAVYDALEAAFETLERRRAAGDVGAYGVATWDAFRVPEGADRYLSLREVLSRAAAAGEAVGPDDDHGLAAVQLPFTVHMADAFTRANQRPPDDPDGEPISTLEFAHEAGLSVVTSASVGQGELTAEGSIPAGVDARLSGDTPAQRALNFARSAPGVTCSLVGTTDPDHLRENVAAGTFDPLGASAFDAVFA; encoded by the coding sequence ATGGCCACCCGAGACGCCCTCTGGGGCTACCGCGACGCGTTCGGCGACGCCTTCGGGCGGACCTACTTCAGGCGGTTCGGACCGGGCGTGGCCTCCAGCGTCGGGCTGGGGACGTACCTCGGCGAGCCGACCGCCGCCGTCGACGACGCCCTCCGGGAGACGCTCCGGCTCGGGATCGAGTCGGGCGTGAACCACGTCGACACCGCCGTCAACTACCGCTGCGGGCGGTCAGAGCGGGTCGTCGGCGAGGCGGTTCGGGACGCCGCGATCGACCGCGAGGCGGTCGTGGTGGCGACGAAGGGCGGGTTCCTCCCGTTCGACGGCGAGCGCCCCGACGACCCCGCCGCGTACCTCAGGGATCGATACCTCGAGCCGGGTATCGTCGACCCGGCCGACCTCGTCGGCGCACACTCGCTCGCGCCGGGCTACCTGGAGTGGTCGCTCGACCGCTCGCTCGACCGGCTCGGCCTCGATCGGGTCGACTGCTACTACGTCCACAACCCGGAGACGCAGCTCGAATCGCGGTCGCGGGAGGCCGTGTACGACGCGCTGGAGGCCGCCTTCGAGACGCTCGAGCGCCGGCGGGCCGCGGGCGACGTCGGGGCGTACGGGGTCGCGACGTGGGACGCGTTCCGCGTCCCCGAGGGCGCGGATCGGTACCTCTCGTTGCGCGAGGTCCTCTCCCGCGCGGCGGCCGCCGGCGAGGCGGTCGGCCCCGACGACGACCACGGCCTCGCGGCGGTACAGCTCCCCTTCACCGTCCACATGGCCGACGCGTTCACGCGGGCGAACCAGCGCCCACCCGACGATCCGGACGGCGAGCCGATCTCGACGCTCGAGTTCGCCCACGAGGCCGGGCTCTCGGTGGTCACGAGCGCGAGCGTCGGGCAGGGCGAGTTGACCGCGGAGGGGTCGATCCCCGCGGGCGTCGACGCGCGGCTCTCGGGGGACACGCCGGCCCAGCGCGCGCTCAACTTCGCGCGCAGCGCGCCGGGCGTGACCTGCTCGCTCGTCGGGACGACGGATCCCGACCACCTGCGGGAGAACGTCGCCGCGGGAACGTTCGACCCGCTCGGCGCGTCGGCGTTCGACGCGGTCTTCGCGTAG
- a CDS encoding glycosyl transferase family 2, translating to MEYVQERVTTLHALTDHRPDAPTGRAAVVVPMTEREYGTLAAERVLASLERVDPARVIVPLRATADRAGPFAAWLDGFDLDVEALWCDGPRLADLLAEHDLDGDRGKGRDVWLGLGRALREEFVVVHDADTTTYSPSFVNRLLFPIAHGHDFAKGYYARVEDGALYGRLFRLFFRPLVRALAEAHDADVVEYLESFRYALAGEFAATADLVSDLRIQRGWGLEIGTLGEAFSHAGFAGSAQVDLGRYEHDHRSVEGPTGLADMSRAVGAATLRAVDDAGVDVAYDTLPGRYREAAEELVRRYATDAAFNGLAYDRDDERAQVATYADAVAEPGPDTRLPAWSDAPVSPAAVAEAAAADLEAVAGSASASASEAESASGSASHATPDPDPEASLHRDRSPTGGGDR from the coding sequence ATGGAGTACGTACAAGAGCGCGTGACCACGCTCCACGCGCTGACGGACCACCGCCCGGACGCGCCGACCGGGCGCGCGGCCGTCGTGGTGCCGATGACGGAACGCGAGTACGGGACGCTCGCGGCCGAACGAGTGCTCGCCTCCCTCGAGCGCGTCGACCCCGCGCGGGTGATCGTCCCGCTGCGGGCCACGGCGGACCGGGCGGGGCCGTTCGCGGCCTGGCTCGACGGCTTCGACCTCGACGTGGAGGCGCTGTGGTGTGACGGGCCGCGGCTCGCCGACCTGCTCGCCGAACACGACCTCGACGGCGACCGCGGCAAGGGCCGGGACGTGTGGCTCGGGCTCGGCCGGGCGCTGCGCGAGGAGTTCGTCGTCGTCCACGACGCCGACACGACGACGTACTCGCCGTCGTTCGTGAACCGGCTCCTCTTCCCGATCGCCCACGGCCACGACTTCGCGAAGGGCTACTACGCCCGCGTCGAGGACGGCGCGCTGTACGGGCGGCTGTTCCGCCTCTTCTTCCGGCCGCTCGTCCGCGCGCTCGCCGAGGCGCACGACGCGGACGTCGTGGAGTACCTCGAGTCGTTCCGCTACGCGCTCGCCGGCGAGTTCGCGGCGACGGCCGACCTCGTCTCGGACCTCCGGATCCAGCGCGGCTGGGGGCTCGAGATCGGCACGCTCGGGGAGGCGTTCTCGCACGCCGGCTTCGCGGGGAGCGCGCAGGTCGACCTCGGGCGGTACGAACACGACCACCGCTCCGTCGAGGGCCCGACCGGCCTCGCCGACATGAGCCGGGCGGTCGGCGCGGCGACGCTCCGCGCCGTCGACGACGCGGGCGTCGACGTCGCGTACGACACGCTCCCGGGGCGATACCGCGAGGCCGCGGAGGAACTGGTCCGCCGGTACGCGACCGACGCCGCGTTCAACGGGCTCGCGTACGACCGCGACGACGAGCGCGCACAGGTGGCGACGTACGCCGACGCCGTCGCCGAACCAGGTCCGGACACCCGGCTCCCCGCGTGGTCGGACGCCCCGGTCTCGCCCGCGGCGGTCGCCGAGGCGGCCGCGGCCGACCTGGAGGCGGTCGCGGGATCGGCGTCGGCGTCGGCGTCGGAAGCGGAGTCGGCGTCGGGATCGGCCTCGCACGCGACTCCCGATCCGGACCCCGAGGCGTCCCTCCATCGCGACCGGTCCCCGACCGGGGGTGGCGACCGGTGA
- a CDS encoding RNA-binding protein has protein sequence MPAVPFHYVDLRAFSYATEDEKRVEEALRSLLPEGAELDRVENVGHHGDRIVVLSARIERADGMRHVLDRIAELDDLDRVLAELDQRVDDNCALFMRLDKQAAFRGEIELGPGITVRAKVEAYPAKKEAAVENARETLSRLADAS, from the coding sequence GTGCCCGCAGTCCCGTTCCACTACGTCGACCTCCGGGCGTTCTCGTACGCGACCGAGGACGAGAAGCGCGTCGAGGAGGCGCTCCGCTCGCTGTTGCCCGAGGGCGCCGAACTCGACCGCGTCGAGAACGTGGGCCACCACGGTGACCGGATCGTCGTCCTCTCCGCGCGGATCGAGCGCGCCGACGGGATGCGCCACGTCCTCGACCGGATCGCCGAACTCGACGACCTCGACCGCGTGCTCGCGGAGCTCGACCAGCGGGTCGACGACAACTGCGCGCTGTTCATGCGGCTTGACAAACAGGCCGCCTTCCGCGGCGAGATAGAACTCGGCCCCGGCATCACCGTCCGGGCGAAGGTCGAGGCGTATCCGGCGAAGAAGGAGGCCGCCGTCGAGAACGCCCGCGAGACGCTCTCCCGGCTCGCGGACGCGTCGTAG
- a CDS encoding DUF7524 family protein, with translation MSTLAVELNGDEVHSISAPDRFATTAPFSIELANRGRSTHVHLHLDDDLDRVASIADVNHYVEDDAVNRVHVSIAEVDEPVRGKLKVVTGYGSNTAYVDVRIEPPPEVAPDEVVVDERLSKPPEHSPPPPWPTRLVAGLERAVERGGVPALLVSFLAVALGVAAAFAIDSVLVFLAVGAVLAVTLAATLYLLR, from the coding sequence GTGTCGACCCTCGCCGTCGAACTGAACGGGGACGAAGTCCACTCGATCAGCGCCCCCGACCGGTTCGCCACGACCGCCCCGTTCTCGATCGAGCTCGCGAACCGCGGCCGATCGACGCACGTCCACCTCCACCTCGACGACGATCTCGATCGGGTGGCCTCGATCGCCGACGTGAACCACTACGTCGAGGACGACGCCGTCAACCGCGTCCACGTCTCGATCGCCGAGGTCGACGAACCCGTCCGCGGGAAGCTGAAGGTCGTGACGGGGTACGGCTCGAACACCGCGTACGTCGACGTGCGGATCGAGCCGCCGCCGGAGGTGGCCCCCGACGAGGTGGTCGTCGACGAGCGGCTCTCGAAGCCGCCGGAGCACAGCCCGCCACCGCCGTGGCCGACCCGGCTCGTCGCCGGCCTCGAGCGGGCCGTGGAGCGGGGCGGCGTGCCTGCGCTCCTCGTCTCGTTTCTCGCGGTCGCGCTCGGGGTCGCCGCCGCGTTCGCGATCGACAGCGTGCTCGTCTTCCTCGCCGTCGGCGCCGTCCTCGCGGTGACGCTCGCGGCCACGCTGTACCTGCTTCGGTGA
- a CDS encoding HVO_0758 family zinc finger protein → MKSTRKALRDGDLFKDTYERLNCATCEKVLKKQNDPDEVFAVRICPECGAEFKELR, encoded by the coding sequence ATGAAATCCACGCGCAAGGCGCTACGGGACGGTGACCTGTTCAAGGACACCTACGAACGGCTCAACTGCGCGACGTGCGAGAAGGTGCTCAAAAAGCAGAACGACCCCGACGAGGTGTTCGCGGTCCGCATCTGTCCGGAGTGCGGCGCCGAGTTCAAGGAGCTCCGGTAG
- a CDS encoding MFS transporter, with protein sequence MTDDDRGDRRRLVAVVLAVLISQVLLYPGVPDLVVELGAPAGIDAGMWFLVAEFAAFVTFAVVWGAASDALGRRVPLVVAGALGGAAAYAALAAVPRLGLGFPAALLVRVVGGSLTIGAFSLAITMLMDLGGGNGRNMGAAGLAIGLGAAVGSVVGGALADLGAFYPVYAGAVVLAGAGLLAATVDDRTAGERVTNTGAAGDDEAADADTDPDATDGDPGFREVLARARETPGLLVPFAFGFVDRLTAGFFALVGVYYFQDPATFGLSATGAGATLALFFVPFALLQSPFGTLSDRVGRFVPVVVGSIAYGVVTVGVGVAPVYPVAAGLMVLVGVCGALMAPATMALVTDLVDPAARGAAMGAFNVFGSLGFLTGFLVGGGATGAFGYRTAFLVVGGLELAIALALFPAVRAVAPRVDPAAPTGD encoded by the coding sequence ATGACGGACGACGACCGCGGGGACCGGCGACGGCTCGTCGCCGTCGTGCTCGCGGTGCTGATCTCGCAGGTCCTCCTCTATCCCGGCGTCCCCGACCTCGTGGTCGAACTCGGCGCGCCGGCGGGAATCGACGCGGGGATGTGGTTCCTCGTCGCCGAGTTCGCGGCGTTCGTGACGTTCGCCGTGGTCTGGGGGGCCGCGAGCGACGCGCTCGGCCGGCGCGTGCCGCTCGTCGTGGCCGGCGCGCTCGGCGGGGCCGCCGCCTACGCCGCGCTCGCCGCGGTCCCGCGGCTCGGCCTCGGCTTCCCGGCGGCCCTCCTCGTCCGCGTCGTCGGCGGGTCGCTCACGATCGGCGCGTTCTCGCTCGCGATCACGATGCTGATGGACCTGGGCGGCGGCAACGGCCGCAACATGGGGGCAGCCGGCCTCGCGATCGGGCTCGGAGCCGCGGTCGGCTCCGTCGTCGGCGGGGCGCTCGCCGACCTCGGCGCGTTCTACCCCGTGTACGCGGGCGCGGTCGTCCTCGCCGGCGCGGGGCTGCTGGCGGCGACCGTCGACGACCGGACGGCGGGGGAGCGGGTCACGAACACGGGAGCCGCCGGCGACGACGAGGCGGCCGACGCCGACACTGACCCCGACGCCACGGACGGCGACCCGGGATTCCGGGAGGTGCTCGCCCGCGCCCGCGAGACCCCCGGTCTCCTCGTCCCCTTCGCGTTCGGCTTCGTCGACCGCCTGACGGCCGGCTTCTTCGCGCTCGTCGGGGTGTACTACTTCCAGGACCCGGCCACCTTCGGGCTCTCGGCGACCGGCGCCGGCGCGACGCTCGCGCTCTTCTTCGTCCCGTTCGCGCTGCTACAGTCCCCGTTCGGAACGCTGTCGGACCGCGTCGGCCGGTTCGTCCCGGTCGTGGTCGGGTCGATCGCGTACGGCGTCGTCACGGTCGGCGTCGGCGTCGCGCCCGTCTACCCGGTCGCGGCCGGGCTGATGGTGCTCGTCGGCGTCTGCGGCGCGCTCATGGCCCCGGCGACGATGGCGCTCGTCACCGACCTCGTCGACCCGGCCGCCCGCGGGGCGGCGATGGGGGCGTTCAACGTCTTCGGCTCGCTCGGGTTCCTGACGGGCTTTCTCGTCGGCGGGGGCGCGACCGGCGCGTTCGGCTACCGGACCGCCTTCCTCGTCGTGGGCGGCCTCGAACTGGCTATCGCGCTGGCGCTCTTCCCGGCGGTGCGCGCGGTCGCCCCCCGGGTGGATCCCGCCGCTCCGACCGGCGACTGA
- a CDS encoding DUF7109 family protein, with protein sequence MSGEAGPSVAARDDLAGVVDLFEWLTREELSRAVSELAFKRRAEADAAAIDAAIDVAVAEYALVPAPREALSTEGDGIGEEAEPLAVGPAAFPSLPANAEDLPHILDVPERAVDRETLSAAVIDRLSSDAVAAITEENAERLEVLADVTYDVEAWAPVDAGPIRERIVAELDGE encoded by the coding sequence GTGAGCGGGGAGGCCGGCCCGAGCGTCGCCGCCCGCGACGACCTCGCCGGCGTGGTCGACCTCTTCGAGTGGCTCACCCGCGAGGAGCTCTCGCGGGCGGTCTCGGAGCTCGCGTTCAAGCGGCGGGCCGAGGCGGACGCGGCGGCGATCGACGCCGCCATCGACGTCGCGGTCGCGGAGTACGCGCTGGTCCCCGCGCCGCGGGAGGCGCTCTCGACCGAGGGGGACGGGATCGGGGAGGAGGCCGAGCCGCTCGCGGTCGGTCCGGCCGCGTTCCCATCGCTGCCGGCGAACGCCGAGGACCTCCCCCACATCCTCGACGTGCCGGAGCGGGCGGTCGACAGGGAGACCCTCTCCGCGGCGGTCATCGACCGCCTCTCGAGCGACGCGGTGGCCGCGATAACCGAGGAGAACGCGGAGCGGCTGGAGGTCCTCGCGGACGTGACCTACGACGTCGAGGCCTGGGCCCCGGTCGACGCGGGCCCGATCCGCGAGCGGATCGTGGCCGAACTCGACGGGGAATGA